The following are encoded together in the Raphanus sativus cultivar WK10039 unplaced genomic scaffold, ASM80110v3 Scaffold0278, whole genome shotgun sequence genome:
- the LOC130501756 gene encoding glycine-rich protein 5-like, producing MAVTKSSSLVLITLILAMSCLVSESRIARKDLGLDLGGIGVGIGTGIGIGLGGGGSGSGAGAGSGSGGGGGSSSSSSSSSSSSSSSSGGGGGEAGSEAGSYAGSRAGSGSGRSSGSGRGRGGGGGGGGGHGGGGGRGGGGGSGNGGGYGEGGGYGGGYGGGGD from the coding sequence ATGGCTGTGACTAAGTCATCGTCACTGGTTCTAATCACCTTGATACTGGCTATGTCGTGCCTAGTCTCCGAGAGCCGGATTGCAAGAAAAGACTTGGGTTTGGACCTTGGCGGGATAGGGGTAGGGATCGGTACTGGCATCGGCATAGGTCTCGGTGGAGGTGGATCCGGATCCGGAGCTGGTGCCGGGTCAGGatccggaggaggaggagggtcaagctcttcttcctcttctagcTCCAGCAGCTCTTCTTCTAGCTCTGGGGGTGGTGGAGGTGAAGCGGGATCAGAAGCTGGATCATACGCGGGGTCACGTGCAGGGTCTGGTTCTGGTAGAAGTTCCGGGTCAGGCCGTGgaagaggaggtggtggtggtggtggaggggGTCATGGCGGAGGAGGTGGTCGCGGTGGAGGAGGTGGATCCGGTAATGGAGGAGGGTACGGTGAAGGCGGTGGATATGGAGGAGGTTACGGTGGCGGCGGCGACTGA
- the LOC108855277 gene encoding uncharacterized protein LOC108855277 isoform X3 produces MRPIVRSSSSLSRVRWALRNQERNSSTFCSKSRNILIGVNKNEALVNTSTCNSTLFSRLSFSRGLSAEAVEAADAVRLTVSSSGPLVEYERRISDGELMTGDVCQLGALKELQRLHDELVESVDTCRLDRYNTSDKSSRSRWFWSRIMPQSSVSPVKGLYLYGGVGTGKTMLMDLFFDQLPCTWKKQRIHFHDFMLTVHSRLQKHKGLSDPLEVVAQEIAHDAILLCLDEFMVTDVADALILNRLFGHLFSNGIILVATSNRNPDKLYEGGLQRDLFLPFIASLKERNVVHEIGSAVDYRKLTSAEQGFYFIGTDLSTLLKQKYQELLGGNLVARPQVVEVVMGRKLQVPLGANGCAYFPFEELCDRPLGAADYFGLFKKFHTLALEGVPVFGLHNRTAAYRFVTLVDVMYENRARLLCTAEATPQELLEKIVTISDAKSMSPRTSSRSRKNDVSELCVDNELGFAKDRTISRLTEMNSKEYLEQHAITHNLQHT; encoded by the exons ATGAGACCGATCGTTAGATCATCTTCGTCCCTCAGTAGAGTTAGATGGGCTCTGAGGAATCAAGAACGCAACTCCTCAACTTTCTGCTCCAAAAGCCGCAATATTTTGATCGGTGTCAATAAAAACGAAGCTCTGGTGAACACAAGCACTTGTAACTCAACTCTGTTTTCGAGGTTGAGTTTCTCCAGAGGTTTATCAGCAGAGGCAGTTGAAGCAGCTGATGCTGTTAGGCTCACTGTCTCATCCTCAG GACCACTTGTTGAGTATGAGAGAAGAATCAGTGATGGGGAGCTCATGACTGGTGATGTCTGCCAA CTTGGTGCATTGAAAGAGCTTCAGAGACTACATGATGAGCTTGTGGAATCAGTAGATACATGTCGTCTAGATCGTTACAACACTTCTGATAAATCATCAAG AAGCCGTTGGTTCTGGTCTAGGATCATGCCACAGTCTTCTGTCTCACCCGTTAAAGGATTGTACCTCTATGGAGGTGTAGGCACAGGAAAAACCATGTTGATGGACTTATTCTTTGATCAACT GCCTTGCACTTGGAAGAAGCAGAGGATACATTTCCATGATTTCATGTTGACTGTTCATAGTCGATTACAA AAGCACAAGGGTTTATCAGACCCACTTGAAGTTGTTGCACAAGAGATAGCTCATGATGCAATCTTACTATGTCTAGATGAGTTCATg GTAACTGATGTTGCAGATGCTCTGATACTTAACCGACTCTTTGGACATCTCTTCAGCAATGGCATA ATTCTTGTTGCAACATCGAATCGGAATCCTGATAAACTCTATGAAGGAGGACTCCAAAGAGATCTCTTCCTACCTTTCATCGCCTCACTAAAG GAAAGGAATGTGGTTCATGAGATTGGCTCAGCCGTTGATTACCGGAAACTAACTTCG GCTGAGCAAGGATTCTATTTCATCGGTACAGATCTTTCCACCCTTTTGAAACAGAAGTACCAAGAACTGCTTGGAGGCAATCTTGTTGCTCGTCCACAGGTAGTAGAAGTGGTCATGGGAAGAAAACTACAG GTTCCACTAGGTGCTAACGGATGCGCATACTTCCCTTTTGAAGAGTTATGCGACCGACCTCTTGGAGCTGCTGATTACTTCGGACTGTTCA AGAAGTTTCATACTCTTGCATTGGAAGGAGTACCTGTCTTTGGGCTTCATAACCGGACTGCTGCTTATAGATTCGTCACGCTAGTCGAT GTGATGTATGAGAACAGAGCAAGGTTGCTGTGTACAGCTGAAGCAACTCCTCAAGAACTCTTGGAAAAGATTGTAACAATCTCCGACGCGAAGTCAATGTCTCCAAGAACATCGTCGAGGTCAAGAAAGAACGATGTTTCCGAGCTCTGCGTGGACAACGAGTTAGGTTTTGCCAAAGATAGAACCATCAGCAG ATTAACAGAAATGAACAGCAAAGAGTACTTGGAgcagcatgccataacacataaTCTGCAACACACATAA
- the LOC108854602 gene encoding GPI-anchored hemophore cfmA, whose translation MARVQGLVLLGLLVLSSLVMLTESRVARKDLGLDLGGIGVGLGVGLGIGLGGGSGSGAGAGSGSGSRSSSSSSSSSSSSSSSRGSGGSGAGSSAGSFAGSRAGSGSGN comes from the coding sequence ATGGCCAGGGTCCAAGGTCTAGTTCTTCTTGGTTTATTAGTACTTTCAAGTTTAGTTATGTTAACTGAGAGCCGAGTGGCAAGAAAAGACCTGGGGCTTGACCTAGGTGGTATTGGGGTTGGTCTAGGCGTTGGATTGGGGATTGGTCTTGGCGGCGGGTCAGGCTCTGGTGCTGGTGCAGGTTCAGGTTCAGGTTCCAGATCATCATCTAGCTCTAGCTCTAGTTCGTCATCAAGTTCGAGTTCTCGTGGTTCGGGTGGTTCCGGAGCCGGTTCATCTGCTGGTTCATTTGCTGGATCTAGAGCTGGATCAGGATCTGGTAACTAA
- the LOC130501757 gene encoding autophagy-related protein 18b isoform X2: protein MNELLELLLLLRCCIALIYLHLLELASLSPRRLCLFNTTRGSPLKELNFLTSILAVRMNKKRLVVVLVEKTFVYDLNTLVMLDTIDTVPNPKGLCAFSPSLEGCFLAVPASTTKGAVLVYNVIDLQSHSEIDAHRSPLAAIALSSNGMYIATASEQGTLIRVHLVSESTKSYSFRRGTYPSTIYSLSFGPSTQLPDILIATSSSGSIHAFSLMLAINQRSKRSTSFLGSVLPDSVSDALDPAHHHVLQNAVPSGIRSYAVVRKIEKLEGTSSPSQFTSIRATVSVITYSGYFQEYTLSINSKNESLWTLEREFNLYPVISS from the exons ATGAACGAG CTGCTGGAGCTTTTGTTATTGTTGAGATGTTGTATAGCTCTGATCTACTTGCACTTGTTGGAGCTG GCTTCTCTATCTCCAAGGCGACTCTGCTTATTCAATACCACAAGGGGTTCTCCTCTTAAAGAACTGAATTTTTTGACTTCTATACTTGCTGTCCGTATGAACAAGAAACG GCTTGTTGTTGTGCTGGTGGAGAAAACATTCGTTTACGACTTGAATACGCTTGTTATGCTTGATACTATCGACACCGTGCCAAATCCAAAAG GTCTCTGTGCGTTCTCTCCAAGTCTTGAAGGCTGCTTCTTAGCTGTTCCGGCTAGTACAACCAAAGGAGCTGTTTTGGTGTATAACGTCATTGATTTGCAGTCTCACAGTGAG ATTGATGCACATCGTTCTCCATTGGCTGCAATCGCACTCTCTTCAAATGGAATGTATATTGCTACAGCATCTGAGCAAGGAACTCTGATCCGAGTCCATCTTGTTTCTGAATCAACTAAG TCATATAGTTTCAGGAGAGGAACATACCCATCAACAATATACTCACTCTCTTTTGGACCATCCACACAGCTACCGGATATATTGATTGCGACGAGTTCTTCAGGCTCCATCCATGCCTTCTCTTTAATGTTGGCCATAAACCAAAG AAGCAAAAGGTCTACTAGCTTTCTTGGATCAGTTCTTCCAGACAGCGTGAGTGATGCACTAGACCCAGCGCATCACCACGTGCTTCAAAATGCAGTTCCTTCCGGAATTAGAAG TTATGCAGTGGTTAGGAAGATAGAGAAACTTGAAGGAACATCATCTCCATCTCAGTTTACATCTATTAG GGCGACTGTATCAGTGATTACATATAGTGGGTATTTCCAGGAGTATACGTTGAGTATCAATAGCAAGAATGAATCGTTATGGACACTGGAACGTGAGTTCAACCTCTACCCCGTAATCAGCAGTTGA
- the LOC108855277 gene encoding uncharacterized protein LOC108855277 isoform X1: MRPIVRSSSSLSRVRWALRNQERNSSTFCSKSRNILIGVNKNEALVNTSTCNSTLFSRLSFSRGLSAEAVEAADAVRLTVSSSADVNRTGPLVEYERRISDGELMTGDVCQLGALKELQRLHDELVESVDTCRLDRYNTSDKSSRSRWFWSRIMPQSSVSPVKGLYLYGGVGTGKTMLMDLFFDQLPCTWKKQRIHFHDFMLTVHSRLQKHKGLSDPLEVVAQEIAHDAILLCLDEFMVTDVADALILNRLFGHLFSNGIILVATSNRNPDKLYEGGLQRDLFLPFIASLKERNVVHEIGSAVDYRKLTSAEQGFYFIGTDLSTLLKQKYQELLGGNLVARPQVVEVVMGRKLQVPLGANGCAYFPFEELCDRPLGAADYFGLFKKFHTLALEGVPVFGLHNRTAAYRFVTLVDVMYENRARLLCTAEATPQELLEKIVTISDAKSMSPRTSSRSRKNDVSELCVDNELGFAKDRTISRLTEMNSKEYLEQHAITHNLQHT; this comes from the exons ATGAGACCGATCGTTAGATCATCTTCGTCCCTCAGTAGAGTTAGATGGGCTCTGAGGAATCAAGAACGCAACTCCTCAACTTTCTGCTCCAAAAGCCGCAATATTTTGATCGGTGTCAATAAAAACGAAGCTCTGGTGAACACAAGCACTTGTAACTCAACTCTGTTTTCGAGGTTGAGTTTCTCCAGAGGTTTATCAGCAGAGGCAGTTGAAGCAGCTGATGCTGTTAGGCTCACTGTCTCATCCTCAG CAGATGTGAATAGAACAGGACCACTTGTTGAGTATGAGAGAAGAATCAGTGATGGGGAGCTCATGACTGGTGATGTCTGCCAA CTTGGTGCATTGAAAGAGCTTCAGAGACTACATGATGAGCTTGTGGAATCAGTAGATACATGTCGTCTAGATCGTTACAACACTTCTGATAAATCATCAAG AAGCCGTTGGTTCTGGTCTAGGATCATGCCACAGTCTTCTGTCTCACCCGTTAAAGGATTGTACCTCTATGGAGGTGTAGGCACAGGAAAAACCATGTTGATGGACTTATTCTTTGATCAACT GCCTTGCACTTGGAAGAAGCAGAGGATACATTTCCATGATTTCATGTTGACTGTTCATAGTCGATTACAA AAGCACAAGGGTTTATCAGACCCACTTGAAGTTGTTGCACAAGAGATAGCTCATGATGCAATCTTACTATGTCTAGATGAGTTCATg GTAACTGATGTTGCAGATGCTCTGATACTTAACCGACTCTTTGGACATCTCTTCAGCAATGGCATA ATTCTTGTTGCAACATCGAATCGGAATCCTGATAAACTCTATGAAGGAGGACTCCAAAGAGATCTCTTCCTACCTTTCATCGCCTCACTAAAG GAAAGGAATGTGGTTCATGAGATTGGCTCAGCCGTTGATTACCGGAAACTAACTTCG GCTGAGCAAGGATTCTATTTCATCGGTACAGATCTTTCCACCCTTTTGAAACAGAAGTACCAAGAACTGCTTGGAGGCAATCTTGTTGCTCGTCCACAGGTAGTAGAAGTGGTCATGGGAAGAAAACTACAG GTTCCACTAGGTGCTAACGGATGCGCATACTTCCCTTTTGAAGAGTTATGCGACCGACCTCTTGGAGCTGCTGATTACTTCGGACTGTTCA AGAAGTTTCATACTCTTGCATTGGAAGGAGTACCTGTCTTTGGGCTTCATAACCGGACTGCTGCTTATAGATTCGTCACGCTAGTCGAT GTGATGTATGAGAACAGAGCAAGGTTGCTGTGTACAGCTGAAGCAACTCCTCAAGAACTCTTGGAAAAGATTGTAACAATCTCCGACGCGAAGTCAATGTCTCCAAGAACATCGTCGAGGTCAAGAAAGAACGATGTTTCCGAGCTCTGCGTGGACAACGAGTTAGGTTTTGCCAAAGATAGAACCATCAGCAG ATTAACAGAAATGAACAGCAAAGAGTACTTGGAgcagcatgccataacacataaTCTGCAACACACATAA
- the LOC130501759 gene encoding cinnamoyl-CoA reductase-like SNL6, whose protein sequence is MDQEKSPSCCCVLDASTYVGFWILKKLLSRGYSVHAAIRRNGESEIEETIREMEATEERLVVYDVDVLDYQSILVSIKTCNAVFCCLDSPEGYDEKEVDLEVRGAINVVEACGRTESIEKIVFSSSLTASIWRDNIGTQKDVDEKCWSDQDFCRSKKLWHALAKMLSEKAAWALAMDRRLNMVSINPGLIVGPSVAQHNPRPTMSYLKGAAQMYENGVLAYVDAKFLADVHIRAFEDVSACGRYFCFNQIVNTEEEALKLVQSLSPLIPMPPRYESVMQGSEVYEERLRNNKLSKLVEAGSGC, encoded by the exons atGGATCAAGAAAAGTCTCCCTCTTGCTGCTGCGTTCTTGATGCTTCTACTTATGTAGGTTTCTGGATTCTCAAGAAGTTGCTTAGCAGAGGATACTCTGTTCACGCAGCTATTCGTAGAAACG GGGAGAGTGAAATTGAAGAGACAATCAGAGAGATGGAAGCAACGGAGGAGAGATTAGTGGTGTACGATGTTGATGTGTTGGACTATCAAAGCATACTTGTCTCTATCAAGACATGTAACGCTGTCTTCTGCTGCTTAGATAGCCCTGAAGGATACGAT GAGAAGGAGGTTGATTTGGAGGTGAGAGGAGCTATCAATGTGGTGGAGGCATGTGGAAGAACAGAGAGCATAGAGAAGAttgtcttctcttcttctttaacaGCTTCTATTTGGAGAGACAACATTGGAACTCAGAAGGATGTTGATGAGAAGTGTTGGAGTGATCAAGACTTCTGTCGCAGCAAGAAG CTGTGGCACGCATTGGCAAAGATGTTGTCCGAGAAAGCAGCTTGGGCACTAGCCATGGACCGTAGGCTCAACATGGTTTCTATCAATCCTGGTCTTATCGTCGGACCGTCGGTTGCACAACATAACCCTAGGCCCACCATGTCCTACCTCAAAG GAGCTGCACAAATGTATGAGAATGGAGTGTTGGCATATGTAGATGCGAAATTCTTAGCGGATGTTCATATTAGAGCATTCGAGGATGTTTCAGCATGTGGTCGATATTTCTGCTTCAACCAAATCGTCAacacagaagaagaagctctcAAGCTTGTCCAGAGTTTGTCTCCTTTGATACCTATGCCACCGAG GTATGAGAGTGTAATGCAAGGAAGCGAAGTTTACGAAGAAAGATTGAGGAACAATAAATTGAGCAAGCTGGTGGAAGCTGGCTCTGGTtgttaa
- the LOC108855277 gene encoding uncharacterized protein LOC108855277 isoform X2: MRPIVRSSSSLSRVRWALRNQERNSSTFCSKSRNILIGVNKNEALVNTSTCNSTLFSRLSFSRGLSAEAVEAADAVRLTVSSSDVNRTGPLVEYERRISDGELMTGDVCQLGALKELQRLHDELVESVDTCRLDRYNTSDKSSRSRWFWSRIMPQSSVSPVKGLYLYGGVGTGKTMLMDLFFDQLPCTWKKQRIHFHDFMLTVHSRLQKHKGLSDPLEVVAQEIAHDAILLCLDEFMVTDVADALILNRLFGHLFSNGIILVATSNRNPDKLYEGGLQRDLFLPFIASLKERNVVHEIGSAVDYRKLTSAEQGFYFIGTDLSTLLKQKYQELLGGNLVARPQVVEVVMGRKLQVPLGANGCAYFPFEELCDRPLGAADYFGLFKKFHTLALEGVPVFGLHNRTAAYRFVTLVDVMYENRARLLCTAEATPQELLEKIVTISDAKSMSPRTSSRSRKNDVSELCVDNELGFAKDRTISRLTEMNSKEYLEQHAITHNLQHT; encoded by the exons ATGAGACCGATCGTTAGATCATCTTCGTCCCTCAGTAGAGTTAGATGGGCTCTGAGGAATCAAGAACGCAACTCCTCAACTTTCTGCTCCAAAAGCCGCAATATTTTGATCGGTGTCAATAAAAACGAAGCTCTGGTGAACACAAGCACTTGTAACTCAACTCTGTTTTCGAGGTTGAGTTTCTCCAGAGGTTTATCAGCAGAGGCAGTTGAAGCAGCTGATGCTGTTAGGCTCACTGTCTCATCCTCAG ATGTGAATAGAACAGGACCACTTGTTGAGTATGAGAGAAGAATCAGTGATGGGGAGCTCATGACTGGTGATGTCTGCCAA CTTGGTGCATTGAAAGAGCTTCAGAGACTACATGATGAGCTTGTGGAATCAGTAGATACATGTCGTCTAGATCGTTACAACACTTCTGATAAATCATCAAG AAGCCGTTGGTTCTGGTCTAGGATCATGCCACAGTCTTCTGTCTCACCCGTTAAAGGATTGTACCTCTATGGAGGTGTAGGCACAGGAAAAACCATGTTGATGGACTTATTCTTTGATCAACT GCCTTGCACTTGGAAGAAGCAGAGGATACATTTCCATGATTTCATGTTGACTGTTCATAGTCGATTACAA AAGCACAAGGGTTTATCAGACCCACTTGAAGTTGTTGCACAAGAGATAGCTCATGATGCAATCTTACTATGTCTAGATGAGTTCATg GTAACTGATGTTGCAGATGCTCTGATACTTAACCGACTCTTTGGACATCTCTTCAGCAATGGCATA ATTCTTGTTGCAACATCGAATCGGAATCCTGATAAACTCTATGAAGGAGGACTCCAAAGAGATCTCTTCCTACCTTTCATCGCCTCACTAAAG GAAAGGAATGTGGTTCATGAGATTGGCTCAGCCGTTGATTACCGGAAACTAACTTCG GCTGAGCAAGGATTCTATTTCATCGGTACAGATCTTTCCACCCTTTTGAAACAGAAGTACCAAGAACTGCTTGGAGGCAATCTTGTTGCTCGTCCACAGGTAGTAGAAGTGGTCATGGGAAGAAAACTACAG GTTCCACTAGGTGCTAACGGATGCGCATACTTCCCTTTTGAAGAGTTATGCGACCGACCTCTTGGAGCTGCTGATTACTTCGGACTGTTCA AGAAGTTTCATACTCTTGCATTGGAAGGAGTACCTGTCTTTGGGCTTCATAACCGGACTGCTGCTTATAGATTCGTCACGCTAGTCGAT GTGATGTATGAGAACAGAGCAAGGTTGCTGTGTACAGCTGAAGCAACTCCTCAAGAACTCTTGGAAAAGATTGTAACAATCTCCGACGCGAAGTCAATGTCTCCAAGAACATCGTCGAGGTCAAGAAAGAACGATGTTTCCGAGCTCTGCGTGGACAACGAGTTAGGTTTTGCCAAAGATAGAACCATCAGCAG ATTAACAGAAATGAACAGCAAAGAGTACTTGGAgcagcatgccataacacataaTCTGCAACACACATAA
- the LOC130501757 gene encoding autophagy-related protein 18b isoform X1 has protein sequence MANQSSPSSIYCASFNQDNSGFAISSRDSFKIFDSTTGRLCYERAAGAFVIVEMLYSSDLLALVGAGEQASLSPRRLCLFNTTRGSPLKELNFLTSILAVRMNKKRLVVVLVEKTFVYDLNTLVMLDTIDTVPNPKGLCAFSPSLEGCFLAVPASTTKGAVLVYNVIDLQSHSEIDAHRSPLAAIALSSNGMYIATASEQGTLIRVHLVSESTKSYSFRRGTYPSTIYSLSFGPSTQLPDILIATSSSGSIHAFSLMLAINQRSKRSTSFLGSVLPDSVSDALDPAHHHVLQNAVPSGIRSYAVVRKIEKLEGTSSPSQFTSIRATVSVITYSGYFQEYTLSINSKNESLWTLEREFNLYPVISS, from the exons ATGGCGAATCAGTCGTCTCCATCTTCTATCTACTGTGCATCTTTCAATCAAGATAACAG TGGGTTTGCGATAAGTTCGAGAGATTCCTTCAAAATATTCGATTCAACTACAGGCAGACTCTGTTATGAACGAG CTGCTGGAGCTTTTGTTATTGTTGAGATGTTGTATAGCTCTGATCTACTTGCACTTGTTGGAGCTGGTGAGCAG GCTTCTCTATCTCCAAGGCGACTCTGCTTATTCAATACCACAAGGGGTTCTCCTCTTAAAGAACTGAATTTTTTGACTTCTATACTTGCTGTCCGTATGAACAAGAAACG GCTTGTTGTTGTGCTGGTGGAGAAAACATTCGTTTACGACTTGAATACGCTTGTTATGCTTGATACTATCGACACCGTGCCAAATCCAAAAG GTCTCTGTGCGTTCTCTCCAAGTCTTGAAGGCTGCTTCTTAGCTGTTCCGGCTAGTACAACCAAAGGAGCTGTTTTGGTGTATAACGTCATTGATTTGCAGTCTCACAGTGAG ATTGATGCACATCGTTCTCCATTGGCTGCAATCGCACTCTCTTCAAATGGAATGTATATTGCTACAGCATCTGAGCAAGGAACTCTGATCCGAGTCCATCTTGTTTCTGAATCAACTAAG TCATATAGTTTCAGGAGAGGAACATACCCATCAACAATATACTCACTCTCTTTTGGACCATCCACACAGCTACCGGATATATTGATTGCGACGAGTTCTTCAGGCTCCATCCATGCCTTCTCTTTAATGTTGGCCATAAACCAAAG AAGCAAAAGGTCTACTAGCTTTCTTGGATCAGTTCTTCCAGACAGCGTGAGTGATGCACTAGACCCAGCGCATCACCACGTGCTTCAAAATGCAGTTCCTTCCGGAATTAGAAG TTATGCAGTGGTTAGGAAGATAGAGAAACTTGAAGGAACATCATCTCCATCTCAGTTTACATCTATTAG GGCGACTGTATCAGTGATTACATATAGTGGGTATTTCCAGGAGTATACGTTGAGTATCAATAGCAAGAATGAATCGTTATGGACACTGGAACGTGAGTTCAACCTCTACCCCGTAATCAGCAGTTGA
- the LOC130501758 gene encoding uncharacterized protein LOC130501758, producing MANQGAKKRKDENARHMAKLRRIIIACNVVYVIVRMLIFHSSFTWKHWIGLVVTSIGYGVPYKFLDGMAKPSVSDDGELIDGGFDMSTGGICGYLHDVLYITCFVQLASIISGKFWYTYLVIPAFGAYKASGFIKGFMSQGSEGGVEDEKTRKKREKMERKASRGQAVRTRSR from the exons ATGGCGAATCAAGGAGCAAAGAAGCGGAAGGATGAGAACGCTCGGCACATGGCCAAGCTCCGTCGTATCATCATCGCTTGCAAC GTTGTGTACGTGATAGTGAGGATGCTAATTTTTCATTCGAGCTTTACATGGAAGCATTGGATTGGTCTTGTGGTGACGTCGATAGGTTACGGTGTTCCTTATAAGTTTCTCGATGGGATGGCGAAGCCTAGTGTTAGCGACGATGGTGAGCTTATTGATGGTGGGTTTGACATGAGCACTGGTGGTATTTGTGG ATACTTGCACGATGTGCTCTACATCACTTGCTTTGTGCAGCTTGCATCTATCATCTCTGGAAAGTTTTGGTACACCTATCTAGTG attcctGCATTTGGAGCGTACAAAGCTTCTGGGTTTATTAAAGGATTCATGTCACAAGGTTCAGAG GGAGGTGTAGAGGATGAGAAAACTCGCAAAAAGagggagaagatggagagaaaAGCTTCTAGAGGGCAAGCCGTCAGGACAAGATCACGATGA
- the LOC130501761 gene encoding uncharacterized protein LOC130501761 → MVLIANEEEILTKYEQNLPSSSSPQAAATETKQADAGDDDSEGFETASEREVSGEEDDSENDAVTNHEEAQMEPVREGEPITDNGSNQEEAVAEANEAKVEGNSLFVNGLYEDALSKYMLALELVQEFPDCTELRAICHLNRGVCLLKLGKYEETIKECTKALELNPTYAKALVRRAEAHEKLEHFEEAVTDLKKILELDPSNDQARKGIRRLEPLAAEKREKMKEEAITKLKEMGNSILGNFGMSVDNFKAVKDPNTGSYSLSFQN, encoded by the exons ATGGTGTTGATCGCGAACGAGGAAGAGATCCTCACTAAATACGAACAAAACCTACCGTCTTCATCCTCGCCGCAAGCAGCCGCGACGGAGACGAAACAAGCCGACGCCGGAGATGATGATTCCGAAGGATTCGAAACAGCCAGCGAACGTGAAGTCAGCGGTGAGGAAGACGACAGCGAAAACGACGCCGTAACGAACCACGAGGAAGCTCAGATGGAGCCAGTGAGAGAAGGAGAACCAATAACCGACAACGGTTCGAACCAG GAGGAAGCCGTGGCGGAAGCTAATGAAGCTAAAGTGGAAGGAAACAGTTTGTTCGTTAATGGTCTTTACGAAGACGCATTGTCTAAGTATATGCTTGCGTTAGAGCTTGTTCAGGAGTTTCCGGATTGCACAGAGCTTAGAGCCATATGCCATTTAAACAGAGGAGTGTGTTTACTCAAACTG GGTAAGTACGAAGAGACGATCAAGGAATGCACAAAAGCGTTAGAGCTGAATCCTACTTACGCTAAGGCATTGGTTCGCAGGGCAGAAGCACACGAGAAGCTTGAACACTTTGAAGAAGCTGTCACAG ACTTAAAGAAGATCTTAGAACTTGATCCTTCAAATGATCAAGCTAGGAAAGGGATTCGACGCCTTGAACCTCTGGCTGCAGAGAAGcgagagaagatgaaagaagagGCTATAA CTAAGCTGAAGGAGATGGGAAACTCGATCTTGGGTAACTTTGGAATGAGTGTGGACAACTTCAAGGCTGTTAAAGATCCCAACACTGGCTCCTACTCTCTTTCTTTCCAAAACTAG